The Pristiophorus japonicus isolate sPriJap1 unplaced genomic scaffold, sPriJap1.hap1 HAP1_SCAFFOLD_42, whole genome shotgun sequence genome includes a region encoding these proteins:
- the LOC139250749 gene encoding histone H2B 1.2-like: MWRTLNTLPPPGKTVTANKGAKKTFTKAPPKGGKKRRKSRKESYSIYIYKVKKQVHPDAGISSKAMDIMNSVVNDILERIAGEASRLAHYNKRRTISSREIQTAVRMLLPGELAKHAVSEGTKVVIKYTSSK, translated from the coding sequence ATGTGGCGGACGCTGAACACGCTTCCACCACCGGGGAAAACAGTTACTGCCAATAAAGGCGCTAAGAAAACGTTCACTAAAgcaccaccgaagggcggcaagaagcgcagaaagtcgaggaaggagagttactcaatttacatctacaaagtgaagaagcaggttcaccccgacgccggcatctcctccaaggccatggacatcatgaactcggttgtgaacgatattttggagcgtatcgctggtgaggcttcccgcctggcccattacaacaagcgccgcaccatcagctcccgggagatccagaccgccgtgcgcatgctgctgcccggggagctggccaagcacgccgtgtcggaagggacaaaggtggtgatcaagtacaccagctccaagtaa